The following proteins are co-located in the Desulfonatronum thiodismutans genome:
- a CDS encoding NADH-quinone oxidoreductase subunit C, which produces MAEAQTKDKEKIVGILPATDIAGDALKGEVLKLKADGYRFVTMTCVDLDEDHVDLIYAFDRDLEMVHYRLKQPKAQPALSISDILFAAFLVENEIQDQFGICFEGLVLNFENYLYLEKEVARTPFCKYSVIRKESEAQ; this is translated from the coding sequence ATGGCTGAAGCTCAAACCAAAGACAAAGAAAAAATCGTCGGTATCCTTCCGGCGACCGATATTGCCGGCGACGCTCTGAAAGGCGAGGTGCTCAAGCTGAAGGCTGACGGATATCGTTTCGTGACCATGACCTGCGTCGACCTGGACGAGGATCACGTCGACCTGATCTACGCTTTTGACCGCGATCTGGAGATGGTCCACTATCGTCTCAAACAGCCCAAGGCTCAGCCCGCGCTGTCCATCTCCGACATTCTGTTCGCGGCCTTTCTCGTGGAAAACGAAATCCAGGACCAGTTCGGCATCTGCTTTGAAGGGCTTGTGCTGAATTTTGAAAACTATCTGTACCTGGAGAAAGAAGTCGCTCGAACCCCCTTCTGCAAATACAGCGTGATTCGTAAAGAATCGGAAGCCCAGTAA
- a CDS encoding respiratory chain complex I subunit 1 family protein, which yields MTSVQVFLALIAGLFLAPLAVGVLTGVDRRVTARLQSRIGPPILQPFYDIAKLLGKEPMLANHWLAFCSLLYLAGAVTSVVLFFLQADLLLIFFVQAVGSVFLVIGAMTVPSPYSQIGAHRELLQIIAYEPLLILVIVGIFLTTGSFKIEAVYAMEQPLLFKLPLLFLVLGIALTIKLRKSPFDISASHHAHQEIVRGVYTEYSGPYLAIVEIAHWFEIVLILGLLSLFWSTSVVGLVLLLGITYFVEILVDNTTSRMTWRWMLGTAWITGITFSLINLLWLYYG from the coding sequence ATGACAAGCGTTCAAGTTTTTCTGGCATTGATCGCGGGACTTTTCTTGGCGCCCCTGGCCGTCGGCGTGCTCACCGGCGTGGACAGAAGGGTCACGGCTCGGTTGCAGTCTCGGATTGGACCTCCTATTTTGCAGCCGTTTTACGACATCGCGAAGCTGCTGGGCAAGGAGCCCATGCTCGCCAACCATTGGCTGGCCTTCTGCTCTCTGCTGTATCTGGCCGGAGCCGTGACGTCCGTGGTTCTGTTTTTTCTCCAGGCGGACCTGTTACTGATCTTCTTCGTCCAGGCCGTGGGGTCGGTATTTCTGGTGATCGGCGCGATGACGGTTCCATCGCCGTACAGCCAGATCGGCGCACACCGGGAACTGCTCCAGATCATCGCGTATGAGCCGTTGTTGATCCTGGTCATCGTCGGCATTTTCCTGACCACCGGCAGCTTCAAAATCGAGGCCGTGTACGCCATGGAGCAGCCGTTGTTGTTCAAACTGCCCTTGCTGTTCCTGGTCCTCGGCATCGCGCTGACCATCAAGCTGCGCAAGTCCCCCTTCGACATTTCCGCGTCGCACCATGCGCACCAGGAAATCGTCCGAGGCGTGTACACTGAATACTCAGGTCCGTATCTGGCCATCGTGGAGATCGCCCATTGGTTCGAGATCGTCCTGATCCTGGGCCTGCTTTCCCTGTTCTGGTCCACCAGCGTCGTCGGCTTGGTGCTGCTCCTGGGCATCACCTATTTCGTGGAAATTCTGGTCGACAATACCACTTCGCGGATGACGTGGCGTTGGATGCTTGGGACCGCCTGGATAACAGGCATTACGTTTTCCCTGATTAACCTGCTTTGGCTGTATTACGGGTAG
- a CDS encoding hydrogenase large subunit, with amino-acid sequence MAKTIIPFGPQHPVLPEPIHLSLTVEDEIVTQAVPALGYVHRGLEKLCDIRDYHHMIQVVERVCGICSKIHAMCYCQCLEEMMKIEVPPRAKYLRVIWSELHRVHSHLLWLGLFADAFGFEALFYQLWKIRERVMDINEATTGNRVIVAVNVMGGVRNDLSPEQIRWILSELELVESELKALESTILDDYTVKARTVGIGVLTKEQAYELGAAGPTLRGSGVAQDMRQLKFAAFGDLEFEPIVEYEGDSYARGKVRYRETHQSIDLVRQALHKLPEGPINVKVKGNPEGEGVARVEQPRGELYYYIKGNGTKYLERLRIRTPTFANIPPLAAMLPGIELADVPVVVLSIDPCISCTER; translated from the coding sequence ATGGCCAAGACCATTATCCCTTTTGGTCCGCAACACCCCGTCCTCCCGGAACCCATCCATCTGTCCCTGACAGTGGAGGACGAGATCGTGACCCAGGCCGTGCCGGCCTTGGGCTACGTGCATCGCGGGCTGGAAAAGCTTTGTGATATCCGGGACTACCACCACATGATCCAGGTCGTGGAGCGTGTGTGTGGAATTTGCTCGAAAATTCATGCCATGTGCTACTGCCAGTGCCTGGAAGAGATGATGAAGATCGAGGTTCCGCCCAGGGCCAAGTATCTGCGCGTGATCTGGTCGGAACTGCACCGTGTTCACTCGCACCTGTTGTGGCTGGGTCTTTTCGCCGACGCTTTCGGCTTCGAGGCGCTGTTCTATCAGCTCTGGAAGATTCGTGAGCGGGTCATGGACATCAATGAAGCCACCACCGGCAACCGGGTCATCGTGGCTGTGAACGTGATGGGTGGGGTCAGAAACGATCTTTCCCCGGAACAGATTCGCTGGATTCTTTCCGAGCTGGAACTCGTGGAAAGCGAACTCAAGGCCTTGGAATCCACGATTCTCGACGACTATACGGTCAAGGCCAGAACCGTGGGCATAGGGGTCCTGACCAAGGAACAGGCCTATGAATTGGGTGCCGCCGGACCGACTCTGCGCGGAAGCGGCGTTGCCCAGGATATGCGACAGTTGAAGTTCGCGGCGTTCGGCGACCTGGAATTCGAGCCCATTGTCGAGTACGAGGGCGACAGCTATGCCCGAGGCAAAGTTCGGTATCGGGAGACTCATCAGTCCATCGACCTTGTCCGACAGGCTTTGCACAAGCTTCCCGAGGGCCCCATCAACGTCAAGGTGAAGGGCAATCCTGAAGGTGAAGGAGTGGCCCGGGTCGAACAGCCGCGGGGCGAGCTGTACTACTACATCAAGGGCAATGGCACGAAATACCTGGAACGTCTGCGCATCCGCACCCCCACTTTCGCCAATATTCCGCCCCTGG
- a CDS encoding BaiN/RdsA family NAD(P)/FAD-dependent oxidoreductase gives MTHCDVVVLGAGASGLVCAAQCAKRGRRVVVVDHADRPGRKVRISGGGRCNVTNRRVRAEDYVCANPHFVKSALAQDPPKRFLAFLAAHGVEAVEADHGRLFCVPGAAAVVAALLREAEEVGVSLALGESIREVSATDNGFHVHCRTRSYASRSLVVATGGPAWPRIGATDFGLRLAEQFGLRVFPARPGLVPLRASEDLVGFCRELSGISLPVRVVVEGARVPDSIEDALLFTHRGISGPAILDASLYWVPGRHLAIDLLPGRDIGEMLAQSPRREIRNALAAALPARLAELLCRRHGWSGQAGNLPKKQRLVLERTIHAFPFLPSGPEGLDKAEATLGGVDTDGVSSKTMEAKAVPGLYFIGEVLDVTGRLGGYNLQWAWSSGFVAGQRA, from the coding sequence ATGACCCATTGCGATGTCGTGGTTCTGGGCGCCGGGGCCTCCGGATTGGTCTGCGCGGCCCAGTGCGCCAAGCGGGGCCGAAGGGTCGTGGTTGTGGACCATGCGGATCGCCCTGGTCGCAAGGTGCGTATTTCCGGCGGGGGACGCTGCAACGTGACCAATCGCCGGGTGCGGGCCGAGGACTATGTTTGCGCCAACCCACATTTCGTGAAGTCCGCGTTGGCTCAGGACCCCCCGAAACGTTTCTTGGCCTTTCTGGCCGCGCACGGGGTGGAGGCGGTGGAAGCCGATCATGGACGACTGTTCTGCGTGCCCGGCGCGGCGGCGGTTGTCGCCGCCTTGCTGCGCGAGGCCGAGGAGGTCGGAGTTTCCTTGGCCCTGGGCGAATCCATCCGCGAGGTCTCGGCGACGGACAACGGGTTTCATGTCCATTGCCGGACACGATCCTATGCTTCACGTTCCCTGGTAGTGGCCACCGGCGGGCCGGCTTGGCCGCGGATCGGGGCCACGGACTTCGGCCTACGCCTGGCCGAGCAGTTCGGCTTGCGGGTTTTTCCGGCGCGTCCAGGCCTGGTTCCCTTGCGGGCCTCGGAGGACCTGGTCGGGTTTTGTCGGGAATTGAGCGGCATTTCTCTTCCTGTTCGGGTTGTCGTGGAAGGGGCTCGAGTTCCCGATAGCATTGAAGACGCCCTCTTGTTCACGCACCGGGGCATCTCCGGTCCCGCGATCCTGGACGCTTCGCTGTACTGGGTGCCGGGGCGACATCTGGCAATCGACCTGCTTCCGGGACGGGACATCGGCGAAATGCTCGCCCAATCGCCCCGTCGTGAGATCCGCAACGCTCTGGCCGCGGCCTTGCCGGCCAGATTGGCGGAACTGTTGTGCCGCCGTCACGGCTGGTCCGGCCAGGCGGGCAACCTGCCGAAAAAACAGCGTCTGGTTTTGGAACGGACGATTCACGCTTTTCCGTTTCTTCCGTCTGGACCGGAAGGCTTGGACAAAGCCGAGGCGACCTTGGGCGGCGTGGACACGGACGGGGTTTCCTCCAAAACCATGGAAGCCAAGGCCGTGCCGGGACTTTATTTTATCGGTGAAGTTCTGGACGTGACCGGACGCTTGGGCGGATACAACCTGCAGTGGGCCTGGTCGTCAGGATTCGTTGCCGGGCAGAGGGCCTGA
- a CDS encoding NADH-quinone oxidoreductase subunit 5 family protein, translating into MPDTLLFILVVVPFIAALGLYALRNDSLRMVLVLATAVLLTGSSLALFSHETVAFSSTLLGINPQPLIVLLDFVVLFIILAVGLSAKHRLIIYLAGAQIVLLAVFKLVSPAEATGQAMFLVDPLAKLMVFVVSVVGSVIVIHALPYMKNHEEHLHLTTSRQPQFFAVMVLFLGAMNGLVLTNDLGNFYFFFEVTTLCSFLLIRHDLTDEAKANSLRALWINSLGGLALLIGLLWISLDLGTVNIQQILAMTPEAAFLLLPIGLLCFAGLTKAAQLPFQSWLLGAMVAPTPTSALLHSATMVKAGVYLFLRFSPAYSGTFFSTTVALVGAFTFLAAAALAISQSNGKKILAYSTVSNLGLIIACAGVGTPAAIAAGMFLIMFHAVTKALLFLCVGTIEQRIASRDIEDMRGLYAVMPVTALIAVLGALTMILPPFGMLLGKWMAIEASAHNIVLVIILALGSAVTVLYWARWAGLFMTYPFKGRIYAESQPAMTRLPLFGLILGALLLSFYAPAIYNSLIYPAISILPLAMPEAVPGTSWGILVMERGSFPVIPLFLVAALGLFAAIYFYKVAGKVKPTGPYLSGAQSPDNENEYIGPLRQSILPATSNYYLEKIFGESTINRWVNTTAMVLILLMLGGGL; encoded by the coding sequence ATGCCTGATACCCTCCTGTTTATCCTGGTAGTGGTCCCATTCATTGCCGCTCTGGGGCTCTACGCGCTACGGAACGATTCCCTGCGCATGGTTTTGGTTTTGGCTACCGCGGTTCTCTTGACGGGTTCCTCGCTGGCCTTGTTTTCCCACGAAACGGTCGCCTTTTCGTCGACGCTGCTGGGCATCAACCCGCAGCCGTTGATCGTGCTTCTGGATTTCGTGGTGTTGTTCATCATCTTAGCGGTAGGTCTCAGCGCGAAACACCGGCTGATCATCTATCTCGCCGGAGCACAGATCGTGCTTTTGGCCGTCTTCAAGCTGGTTTCCCCGGCCGAGGCCACCGGGCAAGCCATGTTTCTCGTCGATCCCCTGGCCAAGCTGATGGTTTTCGTGGTCAGCGTCGTTGGTTCGGTCATCGTCATTCACGCTCTGCCCTACATGAAGAATCACGAAGAACACCTGCACCTGACCACTTCACGTCAGCCGCAGTTTTTCGCCGTCATGGTTCTGTTTCTCGGGGCGATGAACGGATTGGTTCTGACCAACGATCTTGGAAATTTCTATTTTTTCTTTGAAGTCACCACGCTGTGTTCATTTCTGCTGATCCGGCACGACCTCACTGATGAAGCCAAGGCCAACTCCCTCCGGGCGTTGTGGATCAACAGTCTTGGCGGCTTGGCTCTGCTGATCGGCCTGCTCTGGATCTCCCTGGATCTGGGTACGGTCAACATTCAGCAGATTCTGGCCATGACCCCCGAGGCCGCTTTCCTGCTGCTGCCCATCGGATTGCTGTGCTTCGCCGGACTGACCAAGGCCGCCCAGCTTCCGTTCCAGAGCTGGCTGCTCGGCGCCATGGTCGCTCCCACCCCGACTTCGGCCCTGTTGCACTCCGCGACCATGGTCAAGGCCGGCGTGTATTTGTTCCTGCGCTTTTCACCTGCCTATTCCGGAACGTTCTTTTCCACGACCGTGGCCCTTGTCGGCGCCTTTACCTTCCTGGCTGCCGCGGCCCTGGCCATCAGCCAGTCCAACGGCAAGAAAATCCTGGCCTACTCCACGGTGAGCAACCTGGGTTTGATCATCGCCTGCGCAGGCGTGGGCACCCCGGCCGCCATCGCGGCGGGAATGTTCCTGATCATGTTTCACGCCGTAACCAAGGCCCTGCTCTTTCTGTGCGTGGGGACCATTGAGCAGCGCATCGCCAGCCGCGATATCGAGGACATGCGCGGGCTGTACGCCGTCATGCCGGTGACCGCGCTCATCGCGGTGCTGGGCGCCCTGACCATGATCCTGCCGCCCTTCGGCATGCTCCTGGGCAAGTGGATGGCCATCGAGGCTTCGGCCCACAACATCGTTCTGGTGATCATCCTGGCCCTGGGTAGCGCCGTGACCGTGCTCTACTGGGCGCGCTGGGCCGGTCTGTTCATGACCTATCCCTTCAAGGGACGGATCTACGCAGAGTCGCAGCCCGCGATGACGCGGCTGCCGCTGTTCGGACTCATCCTCGGCGCGTTGCTGCTTTCCTTCTACGCCCCGGCAATCTATAACTCGCTGATCTATCCGGCTATTTCCATTCTTCCGTTGGCCATGCCGGAAGCGGTCCCCGGGACCTCCTGGGGCATTCTGGTCATGGAACGCGGCTCCTTCCCGGTCATTCCGTTGTTTCTCGTAGCGGCCCTGGGATTGTTCGCGGCCATCTACTTTTACAAGGTCGCCGGCAAGGTCAAGCCCACCGGTCCGTATCTGTCCGGCGCCCAATCCCCGGATAATGAGAACGAGTATATCGGTCCCTTGCGCCAATCCATCTTGCCGGCAACATCCAACTACTACCTGGAGAAGATTTTCGGCGAAAGCACCATCAACCGCTGGGTGAACACCACGGCCATGGTGCTGATTCTCCTGATGCTCGGAGGGGGTCTCTAA
- a CDS encoding FUSC family protein produces the protein MFNPFNRLDYSPEHLRHGLKTGLAAVLAYAVVHAFRLEYGFWGVLSAVIVMQVNVADSLRMCWYRLTGTVMGAAIGILTLLALPGPGWPMALGLFLSVGFCAYMTRYNPRFMMAAITVVIIVVAGSEEEHRILFGLHRILEIGIGVGSAFLVTVLIWPRRAGSTLREQLRTQFAEAARCHEILVEAFLSKQTTVDPSLLANLCAASRQARELLTKALRHERLVSSEDLDTLSRRVTALENCVEQMRTMLRVLNDVDEGEGYDIIMAAQVRNLAQAAGDVMVAIGEGRKVVLNDLKKAVESFEARLEELRAAGVTKRFNLHKLLQVFSFLHAMESMAKGLLKTSGVRS, from the coding sequence TTGTTTAACCCGTTCAACCGCCTGGACTATTCCCCCGAACATCTGCGTCACGGGCTGAAAACCGGCCTGGCGGCGGTCCTGGCATATGCCGTGGTTCATGCTTTCCGTTTGGAATATGGCTTTTGGGGCGTGCTCTCCGCGGTGATCGTCATGCAAGTCAACGTAGCCGATTCGCTGCGGATGTGCTGGTATCGTCTGACCGGGACCGTGATGGGCGCGGCCATCGGCATTCTCACTCTGCTGGCCTTGCCCGGCCCCGGTTGGCCCATGGCTTTGGGCCTGTTTCTTTCAGTGGGCTTTTGCGCCTATATGACCCGGTACAATCCCCGCTTCATGATGGCCGCGATCACCGTGGTGATCATCGTGGTCGCCGGAAGTGAGGAAGAGCACCGCATCCTGTTCGGCCTGCACCGAATCCTGGAAATCGGTATCGGTGTCGGGAGCGCCTTTCTGGTCACGGTCCTGATCTGGCCTCGTCGAGCTGGAAGCACGTTGCGCGAACAACTGCGCACCCAGTTCGCCGAGGCCGCCCGATGCCATGAGATACTGGTGGAAGCGTTTCTCTCCAAGCAGACCACCGTGGATCCGAGCCTTCTGGCGAACCTGTGCGCCGCCTCTCGGCAGGCCAGGGAACTCTTGACCAAGGCGTTACGTCATGAACGGCTGGTATCTTCCGAGGATCTGGACACGCTCAGCCGCCGCGTGACGGCCCTGGAGAACTGCGTGGAGCAGATGCGGACCATGCTTCGCGTGCTCAACGATGTTGACGAGGGGGAAGGCTACGATATCATCATGGCCGCCCAGGTTCGAAACCTGGCCCAGGCCGCCGGCGATGTCATGGTTGCCATAGGCGAAGGACGGAAAGTCGTCCTGAACGATCTGAAGAAGGCGGTGGAAAGCTTTGAAGCCCGCCTGGAGGAGTTGCGGGCCGCCGGGGTGACCAAACGCTTCAACCTGCACAAGCTGCTGCAGGTCTTTTCCTTTCTGCATGCCATGGAGTCCATGGCCAAGGGGCTTTTGAAGACCAGCGGCGTCCGAAGTTGA
- a CDS encoding NADH-quinone oxidoreductase subunit B family protein, whose product MNFISNFIQSSRIKSPWVMHFDCGSCNGCDIETLAVLTPVYDVERFGIINIGNPKHADVLLVTGTVNHRNKKVLKNLYDQMPKPRAVIAIGACGLTGGVMREAPNVVGGVDKVIPVDVYVPGCPAKPEAIIDGVVKALELFAAKS is encoded by the coding sequence ATGAACTTCATATCCAATTTTATCCAATCATCTCGGATCAAGTCCCCCTGGGTCATGCACTTCGACTGCGGAAGTTGCAATGGGTGCGACATTGAGACACTGGCAGTGCTCACTCCCGTCTATGACGTGGAGCGTTTCGGAATCATCAATATCGGCAACCCCAAGCACGCGGACGTGTTGCTGGTTACCGGCACGGTGAATCACCGCAACAAAAAGGTGCTCAAAAACCTCTACGATCAGATGCCCAAGCCCCGGGCCGTCATTGCCATCGGGGCCTGCGGTCTGACCGGCGGGGTGATGCGTGAAGCGCCGAACGTTGTCGGCGGCGTGGACAAAGTCATTCCGGTGGATGTCTACGTCCCAGGCTGTCCGGCCAAACCTGAAGCGATCATCGACGGCGTGGTCAAAGCGCTGGAATTGTTCGCCGCCAAGTCGTAA